A genomic segment from Orrella daihaiensis encodes:
- a CDS encoding acyl-CoA synthetase — protein MSTVRTIPTLPANHMYAQGLDQTPANHVALSPISFIERAALVFPEKLAIVHGELRQNWLQTFSRCRRLASALQAKGIAVGDTVAVMLPNTPPMVEAHFGVPMAGAVLNSLNTRLDAASIAFMLNHGEAKLVIVDSEFAAVMGQALEILQKSHGRTPIVIEAQDEPFVAPTGISRETYEDLIASGDPEFEVVLPEDEWQSICLNYTSGTTGDPKGVVYSHRGAATNAISNILEWDMARHPVYLWTLPMFHCNGWCFPWTVAARAGVNVCLRKVDAQTIFDLIRRHGVTHYCAAPIVHSLLINAPQEMKADVPAGVKAMVAGAAPPAAMIEGMESLGFELTHVYGLTEVYGPAAVCVKHDEWESLDISERARLNSRQGVRYHLQADVRVLDPETMQPVPWDGETMGEIMFRGNIAMKGYLKNPTATEAAFAGGWFHSGDLAVQYPDGYVKIKDRSKDIIISGGENISSIEVEDVLYRHPAVLAAAVVAMPDPKWGETPCAFIELKPNAKVTEQDIVDFSKQHLAHFKVPRAVIFGEVPKTSTGKIQKFELRKQAGSVKAIDS, from the coding sequence ATGTCCACGGTGCGCACCATACCGACTCTGCCGGCCAATCACATGTATGCCCAAGGTCTGGACCAGACCCCAGCCAACCATGTCGCTTTATCACCGATTTCATTTATTGAGCGCGCCGCGCTGGTGTTTCCCGAGAAATTGGCCATTGTTCACGGTGAGCTTCGACAAAACTGGCTGCAGACCTTCTCCCGCTGCCGCCGTCTGGCTTCAGCGCTGCAGGCCAAAGGTATCGCAGTAGGCGATACCGTCGCCGTGATGCTACCCAATACACCCCCCATGGTTGAGGCGCACTTTGGTGTGCCGATGGCCGGTGCCGTCCTAAACAGCCTGAACACCCGACTAGATGCCGCGAGTATCGCGTTTATGCTGAATCACGGTGAGGCCAAATTAGTCATTGTTGACAGCGAATTCGCAGCGGTCATGGGTCAAGCGCTTGAGATTCTTCAGAAATCGCATGGGCGAACACCGATCGTTATCGAGGCTCAAGACGAACCATTCGTGGCGCCGACTGGCATCAGCCGAGAAACCTATGAAGACTTAATCGCCTCAGGTGACCCCGAGTTTGAGGTGGTGCTGCCTGAGGACGAATGGCAGTCGATCTGCTTGAACTACACATCAGGTACCACGGGCGACCCCAAAGGTGTGGTCTACAGCCATCGCGGTGCTGCCACCAATGCGATCTCGAATATCCTCGAATGGGATATGGCTCGTCACCCGGTTTACCTGTGGACCCTACCCATGTTCCACTGCAATGGCTGGTGCTTTCCATGGACAGTCGCCGCACGGGCCGGCGTCAACGTTTGTTTACGCAAAGTCGATGCACAAACCATTTTTGATTTGATTCGCCGTCATGGGGTTACGCACTACTGTGCCGCGCCAATCGTGCACAGCCTTTTGATTAACGCCCCGCAAGAGATGAAGGCCGATGTACCTGCAGGTGTCAAAGCAATGGTAGCCGGTGCAGCACCACCAGCAGCCATGATCGAGGGCATGGAGAGCCTGGGCTTCGAACTGACCCACGTTTACGGCTTAACCGAGGTGTACGGTCCTGCGGCCGTGTGCGTCAAACATGACGAGTGGGAAAGTTTGGATATCTCCGAGCGGGCGCGCTTGAATTCCCGCCAAGGTGTGCGTTATCACCTACAGGCAGATGTGCGGGTACTAGACCCAGAAACCATGCAACCGGTCCCATGGGATGGCGAAACAATGGGTGAAATTATGTTCCGCGGCAATATCGCGATGAAGGGGTACCTCAAAAACCCTACAGCCACAGAGGCCGCGTTTGCTGGTGGCTGGTTTCACTCTGGGGACTTGGCAGTGCAGTATCCCGACGGCTATGTCAAGATCAAAGACCGCAGCAAAGACATCATCATCTCTGGCGGGGAAAACATCTCCTCGATCGAGGTCGAAGATGTGCTGTACCGTCATCCGGCCGTGCTTGCTGCGGCTGTGGTTGCCATGCCCGATCCCAAATGGGGTGAGACACCTTGCGCTTTCATTGAACTTAAACCCAATGCAAAAGTAACCGAGCAAGATATCGTGGACTTCAGCAAACAGCACCTCGCACACTTCAAGGTGCCTCGTGCCGTTATCTTCGGCGAGGTTCCAAAAACATCGACGGGCAAGATACAAAAATTCGAGCTACGCAAACAGGCTGGATCGGTCAAAGCGATCGACAGTTAA
- a CDS encoding ABC transporter ATP-binding protein: MATTPVLEIKDLHSWYGESHVLHGINLSVNAGEVVCLLGRNGAGRTSTLRAILGLTGSNKGSIKINDIEVIGKPTHEIAGLGIGYCPEERGIFASLTCEQNLMLPPMVGSGKSAMSIDEIYDMFPNLKERRNSPGGRLSGGEQQMLAIARILRTGAQLLLLDEITEGLAPVIVQKLGEVVRTLKEKGFTVVLVEQNFRFASKLADRNYVIEHGEVVMMVEKEKLEQSQKELETLLGV; encoded by the coding sequence ATGGCTACAACACCTGTGCTTGAAATCAAGGACCTGCATTCGTGGTACGGAGAATCTCATGTCCTGCACGGCATCAATTTATCGGTCAATGCTGGTGAGGTAGTCTGCTTGCTTGGGCGAAATGGTGCGGGTCGCACATCTACTTTGCGAGCGATACTCGGGCTGACTGGGTCGAACAAAGGATCAATAAAAATCAACGACATTGAAGTCATTGGCAAACCCACCCATGAAATTGCTGGCCTAGGAATCGGTTACTGCCCTGAAGAGCGCGGCATCTTTGCAAGTCTGACCTGCGAACAGAATCTGATGCTGCCACCCATGGTTGGCTCAGGCAAAAGCGCCATGTCGATAGATGAAATCTACGACATGTTTCCCAACTTGAAGGAGCGCCGTAATAGCCCCGGCGGTCGACTTTCTGGTGGAGAACAGCAGATGCTGGCAATCGCCCGGATCCTGCGCACGGGTGCCCAGTTATTGTTGCTCGATGAGATTACCGAGGGTTTGGCACCGGTAATTGTGCAAAAACTCGGCGAAGTCGTACGCACACTCAAAGAAAAAGGCTTCACGGTGGTTTTAGTGGAACAGAACTTCCGTTTTGCGTCCAAACTGGCTGATCGCAACTACGTGATCGAGCACGGCGAGGTCGTCATGATGGTCGAAAAAGAAAAGCTCGAACAAAGTCAAAAAGAGCTTGAAACGCTTTTGGGGGTCTAA
- a CDS encoding enoyl-CoA hydratase, whose protein sequence is MNELVLREAIKPGLVRLTLNRPDAFNSLSEAMLSAIKTELDALAKDEATKVVVIAGAGKAFCAGHDLKEMRAAPSQDYYEGLFKRCSEVMLGIQRLPQVVIAQVEGVATAAGCQLVAMCDLAVAAESARFAVSGVNLGLFCSTPSVALSRNIGRKQAMSMLMTGEFISSEQARDWGLINEVVAKDAVSQATEELADKILKKPLPALRLGKRLFYEQIEGNIARAYELAGQTMACNMMDETALEGVQAFIEKRPPNWQK, encoded by the coding sequence ATGAATGAACTGGTGTTACGCGAAGCGATCAAGCCTGGCCTTGTGCGCCTGACATTGAACCGTCCAGATGCATTTAACTCGCTGTCCGAAGCGATGCTATCCGCAATCAAGACCGAACTTGACGCCTTGGCCAAGGATGAAGCTACCAAAGTCGTGGTGATTGCTGGCGCTGGCAAAGCGTTTTGTGCAGGACATGACCTAAAAGAAATGCGTGCTGCGCCTTCACAGGATTACTACGAGGGACTGTTTAAGCGATGCAGCGAGGTGATGCTAGGCATTCAACGCCTACCACAGGTGGTGATCGCCCAAGTTGAAGGTGTGGCCACAGCCGCTGGCTGCCAGTTGGTGGCCATGTGTGACCTTGCTGTGGCCGCTGAGAGTGCCAGGTTTGCAGTATCCGGTGTGAATTTGGGGCTGTTTTGTTCTACACCTTCTGTGGCGCTGTCGCGCAATATCGGTCGCAAGCAAGCCATGTCTATGTTGATGACAGGTGAGTTCATTAGTAGCGAGCAGGCCCGCGATTGGGGCTTGATCAACGAAGTGGTTGCCAAGGATGCTGTCTCGCAAGCTACGGAAGAGCTGGCTGACAAAATTCTCAAAAAACCACTGCCTGCCCTGCGTCTAGGCAAACGATTGTTTTATGAGCAGATCGAGGGCAATATCGCTCGCGCCTATGAGCTTGCAGGCCAGACCATGGCTTGCAACATGATGGATGAAACTGCGCTGGAAGGGGTGCAAGCTTTTATTGAGAAGCGACCTCCGAACTGGCAGAAATAG
- the mgtE gene encoding magnesium transporter, with product MTEDHPHEVEDAVARRLDPEDAQLALARVQDQLRRHALVEHLVHKQEDGDERAPLIEGMLQRQHENELRALVNSLHPADIAFILESLPKEDRQMIWQLVRAEFDADVLLEVADWVRQSLIETMDRADLVAATENMDADEIADLIANLPPDVVAEVQKGLTPKERAQLIEAMGYPEDSVGGIMDFEMVRVRDDVSLEVVLRYLRRQEALPDHTDQIFVVDRTDKLLGTLSLSALLVSDPDATVRDVMSTDYLTLDPMDADAEAAQAFERYDLVSAPVIDRRGRLIGRVTIADVVDVIREDSDEQALSRAGMQEEDIFAPVVRGIRNRAPWLLLNLCTAGTAAFVASRFEDTVSHIVVLAFLMSIVAGIGGNSGNQTMTLIIRALAVGRVTSQNAWQLIKRELVVTLLVGTMGSVAAGGFAWWISGSVPVALVMMAAMIGNMLVGAMVGVMVPMVRSRLGKDPAMGSSVLLTFATDSLGFFIFLGLATIFLI from the coding sequence ATGACTGAAGATCATCCACACGAGGTCGAAGACGCGGTCGCTAGGCGCCTCGACCCCGAAGACGCACAACTGGCTCTGGCTCGGGTGCAGGACCAGTTGCGTCGTCACGCATTGGTTGAGCACCTGGTGCACAAGCAAGAGGACGGCGACGAGCGCGCACCGCTCATTGAAGGCATGCTGCAACGTCAGCATGAAAACGAGCTGCGCGCTCTTGTCAATTCGCTGCATCCAGCCGATATCGCTTTTATTCTTGAATCGCTCCCCAAAGAAGACCGCCAGATGATCTGGCAACTCGTGCGGGCTGAGTTTGATGCCGACGTATTACTGGAAGTGGCTGACTGGGTCAGACAGTCACTCATTGAAACCATGGATCGGGCTGATCTGGTCGCCGCTACCGAGAACATGGATGCCGACGAGATCGCGGACCTGATCGCCAACCTGCCTCCCGATGTGGTGGCTGAGGTTCAGAAAGGACTGACGCCGAAGGAGCGTGCGCAACTGATCGAAGCCATGGGCTACCCCGAGGACAGCGTGGGCGGCATTATGGACTTCGAGATGGTGCGCGTACGCGACGATGTGTCCCTGGAAGTCGTGTTGCGTTACCTGCGTCGACAAGAAGCACTACCAGACCACACCGATCAAATCTTCGTGGTCGACCGAACCGACAAGCTATTAGGCACACTGTCGCTCTCGGCATTGCTGGTGAGCGACCCTGATGCCACTGTGCGTGATGTCATGAGCACAGACTATCTCACGCTTGACCCGATGGATGCTGATGCAGAGGCTGCTCAGGCATTTGAGCGCTATGACCTGGTATCGGCCCCAGTCATTGATCGACGAGGAAGACTGATAGGTCGCGTGACAATTGCTGACGTGGTCGATGTCATTCGAGAGGATTCGGATGAGCAAGCGCTGTCGCGCGCCGGGATGCAGGAAGAAGACATCTTCGCGCCTGTTGTTCGCGGTATTCGTAATCGGGCACCCTGGCTGCTGCTGAACCTTTGCACGGCTGGCACTGCAGCATTTGTCGCTTCGCGCTTTGAAGATACTGTTAGCCATATCGTGGTTCTAGCCTTTCTGATGTCAATCGTGGCGGGCATCGGTGGCAACTCAGGCAACCAGACAATGACTCTGATCATTCGGGCCTTGGCAGTAGGTAGAGTCACATCACAAAATGCCTGGCAGCTGATCAAGCGCGAATTGGTTGTGACATTGCTGGTTGGCACGATGGGCAGTGTGGCAGCGGGCGGCTTCGCTTGGTGGATCTCGGGCTCCGTGCCAGTGGCGCTGGTGATGATGGCAGCCATGATTGGCAATATGCTGGTTGGAGCCATGGTTGGCGTGATGGTTCCGATGGTGCGATCACGCCTTGGTAAGGACCCAGCCATGGGTTCATCGGTGCTTTTAACGTTTGCGACCGATTCGCTGGGATTCTTTATTTTCTTGGGCTTGGCAACAATATTTTTAATCTAG
- a CDS encoding ABC transporter ATP-binding protein — protein MEHSTQYVIETSNLTKEFLGFVAVNDVNLKVKRHTIHAIIGPNGAGKSTCFNLITKFLTPTTGKILFNGNDITGHSSSQIAREGIVRSFQISAVFPHMTVLENVRIGLQRRLGTTFHFWKSDKTLDILNDRVLDALEKVGLADFAHEQAVNLPYGRKRALEIATTVAMNPEVMLLDEPTQGMGHEDVERVTELIRKVAEGRTVIMVEHNMKVVSNIADTISVLQRGELIAEGNYETVSNNPQVMEAYMGSADTELQGH, from the coding sequence ATGGAACACTCTACTCAATATGTCATTGAGACCAGCAACCTGACCAAGGAGTTTCTTGGTTTTGTAGCGGTCAACGATGTAAATCTGAAAGTCAAGCGACACACGATCCACGCCATCATTGGTCCGAACGGTGCGGGCAAGAGTACTTGCTTTAACTTGATTACCAAGTTCTTAACACCCACGACGGGCAAAATCCTTTTTAACGGGAACGACATCACGGGTCACTCATCATCACAGATTGCCCGCGAGGGTATCGTGCGCTCGTTCCAGATCTCGGCGGTGTTTCCGCACATGACCGTGCTTGAAAATGTCCGTATAGGCCTGCAACGACGGCTAGGGACCACCTTTCATTTCTGGAAAAGCGACAAGACCCTGGACATATTGAACGATCGCGTGCTTGATGCGCTAGAGAAAGTTGGTTTGGCTGATTTTGCGCACGAGCAGGCAGTCAATCTGCCATATGGGCGCAAGCGGGCGCTTGAGATTGCCACCACAGTGGCGATGAACCCTGAAGTGATGTTGCTTGATGAGCCGACTCAGGGAATGGGCCACGAGGACGTTGAACGTGTGACTGAACTCATCCGCAAGGTTGCCGAAGGTCGAACCGTCATCATGGTGGAACACAACATGAAAGTGGTGTCCAACATCGCCGACACCATTTCGGTTCTGCAACGTGGCGAACTGATCGCAGAAGGCAATTATGAGACCGTGTCAAACAACCCGCAGGTGATGGAAGCCTATATGGGCTCGGCTGACACAGAGCTTCAAGGACACTGA
- a CDS encoding ABC transporter substrate-binding protein encodes MKKTLISQVVAGALFAVGTSASAQLSNDAVNIGVLTDLSGIYSAIEGPGAVVAAEMAVSDFGGSVLGKPINITSADTQSKADLSSSKAREMFERDNVDMIVGNVSTASALAAMEVADQMKRVALVTGAASLPITNERCNPYTVHWVYDTYALAHGTGAAVVATGKKTWFFVTADYAFGHTLERDTSEVVKAAGGEVLGSVKHPIKTTDFASYLAQAQSSGAQVIGLANAGGDTIGSIKQAAELGIMGSDQTVVPLLMFSADIQALGLQETQGMNFTVGWYWDYNESNRKFAERFMKNFKGVAPTSVQAGVYSATLNYLKAIQAVGTDDSDKVMAYLKSTPIDDGLFKGVIRKDGKFEHDMYLLQVKSPKQSKNRNDIATVARVIPAADATLPLSQSKCKLVTGS; translated from the coding sequence ATGAAAAAAACCCTGATTTCCCAAGTCGTCGCGGGCGCCCTGTTCGCAGTCGGCACCAGTGCCTCGGCACAATTGAGTAATGACGCCGTCAATATCGGTGTGCTGACTGACCTCTCTGGTATCTACTCAGCCATTGAAGGCCCCGGTGCCGTTGTGGCCGCAGAGATGGCCGTATCCGATTTTGGTGGTTCAGTGCTTGGCAAGCCAATCAACATCACGTCTGCTGACACCCAATCAAAGGCTGACCTCTCGAGCTCCAAGGCTCGTGAAATGTTCGAGCGTGACAACGTTGACATGATTGTCGGCAACGTCTCGACAGCTTCCGCTTTGGCTGCCATGGAAGTCGCAGACCAGATGAAGCGTGTAGCATTGGTCACTGGTGCAGCCTCGCTGCCAATCACCAACGAACGTTGCAACCCCTACACCGTGCACTGGGTCTATGACACCTATGCATTGGCTCACGGCACCGGCGCTGCAGTGGTTGCAACCGGCAAGAAAACCTGGTTCTTCGTGACCGCTGATTACGCTTTCGGCCACACCTTGGAGCGTGACACATCAGAAGTGGTGAAAGCCGCGGGCGGTGAAGTGCTCGGTAGCGTCAAGCACCCCATCAAAACGACTGACTTTGCCTCATATTTGGCTCAGGCACAGTCCTCTGGCGCGCAGGTGATTGGCTTGGCCAACGCCGGTGGCGACACGATTGGCTCGATCAAACAGGCTGCTGAATTGGGCATCATGGGCTCAGACCAAACTGTTGTGCCATTGCTTATGTTTAGCGCTGACATTCAGGCTCTGGGCTTGCAAGAAACTCAAGGCATGAACTTCACAGTGGGTTGGTACTGGGACTACAACGAGTCGAACCGCAAGTTTGCTGAGCGATTCATGAAGAACTTCAAAGGCGTTGCTCCCACCTCAGTTCAGGCAGGGGTCTACTCGGCAACCTTGAACTATCTCAAAGCTATTCAGGCTGTTGGCACCGATGATTCGGACAAGGTCATGGCGTACCTGAAATCAACACCCATCGACGATGGTTTGTTCAAGGGCGTTATTCGTAAAGACGGCAAGTTTGAGCATGACATGTACCTCTTGCAGGTCAAGTCACCCAAACAGTCCAAGAACCGTAACGACATCGCGACAGTGGCCCGCGTGATCCCTGCTGCTGATGCAACCTTGCCGTTGTCGCAGTCCAAGTGCAAACTGGTTACTGGTTCTTGA
- the ppk2 gene encoding polyphosphate kinase 2, whose translation MASSDKQNPTYNDRLAADRIDSFDEELEMELDDDRLDELLLAVPPQGEESEHAMNRRLYFKELFRLQGELVKLQDWVAHKKLKVVVLFEGRDAAGKGGAIKRITQRLNPRVCRVVALPAPSEREKSQWYFQRYVSHLPAGGEMVLFDRSWYNRAGVETVMGFCTEDEREEFFRTVPEFEKMLVRSGIILIKYWFSITDEEQHARFTMRIKDPLKQWKLSPMDLESRRRWEAYTKAKEDMLERTHIPEAPWWIIEGNDKKRARLNCIAHLLTQVPYSEIDHPEVILPERVHNPDYHRHPVPREMIVPDLY comes from the coding sequence ATGGCATCGTCAGACAAGCAAAATCCCACATATAACGACCGACTTGCCGCAGACCGCATTGATAGCTTTGACGAAGAGCTAGAGATGGAGCTCGACGATGATCGGCTCGATGAGCTGTTGCTCGCGGTGCCGCCGCAAGGCGAAGAATCTGAACACGCCATGAATCGGCGCCTGTATTTCAAAGAGCTGTTTCGCCTTCAGGGCGAGCTCGTCAAGCTGCAAGACTGGGTAGCTCACAAAAAGCTAAAAGTGGTCGTGCTGTTTGAAGGCCGCGACGCTGCTGGCAAAGGTGGTGCCATCAAACGCATCACCCAGCGATTGAATCCGCGCGTCTGCCGTGTGGTTGCCCTGCCAGCCCCTAGCGAGCGAGAGAAAAGCCAGTGGTACTTTCAGCGTTATGTCAGCCACCTCCCGGCTGGCGGCGAAATGGTTCTGTTTGACCGCAGTTGGTACAACCGCGCGGGGGTAGAGACGGTGATGGGGTTTTGCACCGAGGATGAGCGCGAGGAATTTTTTCGGACTGTTCCCGAATTTGAAAAAATGCTCGTCCGATCGGGCATCATTCTGATCAAGTATTGGTTCTCAATCACTGACGAAGAGCAGCACGCCAGGTTTACGATGCGGATCAAAGACCCGCTCAAACAATGGAAACTAAGCCCCATGGATCTGGAGTCACGCAGGCGCTGGGAAGCCTACACTAAAGCAAAAGAGGATATGCTCGAGCGCACTCACATCCCCGAAGCGCCCTGGTGGATTATCGAAGGCAACGACAAAAAGCGTGCTCGCCTGAACTGCATTGCCCACCTGCTTACCCAAGTCCCGTACAGTGAAATAGACCATCCAGAAGTCATCTTGCCGGAACGCGTCCACAACCCAGACTATCATCGGCACCCGGTTCCGCGTGAAATGATCGTCCCGGACCTTTACTAG
- a CDS encoding acyl-CoA dehydrogenase produces MQYQPPTEDMAFVIRHVIDSQKISELPGYEEFSEDVIDAVLEEAGKFNAGMISPLNTVSDETGASLGDGHSVKTPTGFKEAYQQYIEAGWNGLACSPEYGGQGLPELLATATNEMLHSASMSFGLCPMLTAGAIHAIEHHGSDEQKQTYLPNLVSGQWAGTMNLTEPQAGSDLAAVTTKAVPNGDHYLISGIKIYITYGEHDLTENIIHLVLARLPDAPAGVKGISLFIVPKFLINDDGSLGARNDVKCISLEHKLGIHGSPTAVMSYGEAGGAIGYLVGKPNEGLAYMFTMMNHARLNVGLQGVAIAERALQQALWYAYDRVQGKTLIPGDQPNSAAPIAYHPDVRRMLASMQCRVQAMRALAYEAAAHMDIAAASEDAQVASAAQSRVDVLIPVVKGWCTEQSQDIASLGIQVHGGMGYVEESGAAQHLRDARITTIYEGTTAIQANDFIGRKILRDEGQGIGALINEVMDTGTTLGNSEDTALARLGQQLQQGAQTLRDCVDWVLKHGKEDAAAVYFGSVPMLLLAGDVLGGWMMARAALAASKPELINDPVAIKKRKAALVYGDLVLTCGLGRAHQVISAGTTIKQSLAL; encoded by the coding sequence GTGCAATACCAACCACCCACCGAAGATATGGCGTTTGTGATTCGTCATGTGATTGATTCACAGAAAATCAGCGAACTGCCTGGGTATGAAGAATTCTCTGAAGATGTGATCGATGCAGTGCTAGAAGAGGCTGGCAAATTCAATGCCGGCATGATCTCACCACTTAACACGGTCAGTGATGAGACAGGTGCCTCGCTTGGCGATGGCCATTCGGTCAAAACCCCAACAGGTTTCAAAGAGGCGTATCAGCAATATATCGAGGCTGGCTGGAACGGTTTGGCATGCAGCCCTGAGTATGGAGGTCAAGGACTACCAGAGTTGCTGGCAACCGCCACCAACGAAATGCTGCATAGTGCGAGCATGTCCTTTGGCCTTTGCCCCATGCTGACCGCCGGCGCGATTCACGCGATTGAGCATCACGGTAGTGACGAACAAAAGCAGACCTATTTACCCAACTTGGTGTCAGGCCAATGGGCCGGCACCATGAACCTGACCGAGCCGCAGGCGGGCTCTGATTTGGCGGCTGTGACCACGAAGGCCGTACCCAATGGTGATCATTACCTTATTTCCGGCATCAAAATCTATATCACCTACGGCGAACACGACCTCACGGAAAACATCATCCATCTGGTGCTCGCCCGACTGCCCGATGCGCCGGCTGGCGTTAAGGGAATATCGCTCTTTATCGTTCCTAAATTTCTGATCAATGACGACGGCTCACTTGGCGCTCGCAATGACGTCAAATGTATTTCACTCGAACATAAGCTTGGCATTCACGGCAGCCCTACAGCGGTCATGAGCTATGGGGAAGCCGGTGGCGCGATAGGCTACCTTGTCGGCAAACCGAACGAAGGCCTCGCTTACATGTTTACCATGATGAACCATGCGAGGCTAAATGTCGGTTTGCAAGGGGTAGCCATTGCCGAGCGCGCATTACAACAGGCATTGTGGTACGCCTATGATCGCGTGCAAGGCAAAACACTCATTCCCGGCGATCAACCTAACTCGGCCGCTCCCATAGCCTACCACCCCGATGTGCGCAGGATGCTCGCTAGCATGCAATGCCGCGTACAAGCGATGCGGGCGCTTGCCTATGAAGCAGCGGCCCACATGGATATCGCGGCAGCCAGCGAAGATGCACAAGTTGCTAGCGCGGCGCAATCACGGGTCGATGTATTGATCCCGGTGGTTAAGGGCTGGTGCACCGAGCAATCACAAGACATTGCATCACTAGGTATTCAGGTCCATGGCGGCATGGGGTACGTGGAAGAGTCTGGCGCAGCCCAGCACCTGCGTGATGCCCGCATCACCACGATTTATGAAGGGACTACCGCTATTCAAGCCAACGACTTTATAGGCCGTAAGATTCTGCGCGATGAGGGTCAAGGTATTGGTGCTTTGATCAACGAAGTCATGGATACGGGCACAACACTAGGTAATTCCGAAGACACGGCACTCGCTCGACTTGGTCAACAGTTGCAGCAAGGTGCTCAGACTCTACGAGACTGTGTTGATTGGGTTCTAAAACATGGCAAAGAAGATGCAGCAGCGGTCTACTTTGGATCAGTCCCTATGCTGCTGCTCGCCGGCGATGTGCTCGGTGGCTGGATGATGGCGCGTGCTGCGCTGGCCGCCAGTAAACCCGAGCTGATCAACGACCCGGTTGCCATCAAAAAGCGAAAAGCTGCACTTGTGTATGGCGATTTGGTGCTGACGTGTGGTCTAGGACGCGCACACCAGGTTATTTCGGCTGGCACAACAATTAAACAATCTTTAGCATTGTGA
- the ydiK gene encoding AI-2E family transporter YdiK, giving the protein MQIDFMRYVLAVTVVAGLLFLSGWVLLPFMAAGVWAAMIVVATWPLLLALQKLLGGSRMLATLIMTLAIVLLLIVPLWLAITAVIEHSDSVSAWVKGVIAQGLPPAPDWVSALPVLGSRIADTWNDLAAHGTSELFQEYVGPHMAQAGQWVLGQVGGLGGVLISFFLMTALAAVMYSQGEAGAELARRVGERLGGPSGRAAVTLTGQAIRSVALGVFVTALVQSLLGTLALTIVGIPYAGFLGAVMLLLCVAQIGPSPVLVPLVIWMFWQGESMGWSIFLAVASTVVIMLDNFLRPWLIRRGADLPLLLVLLGVIGGLLTFGLIGIFVGPVVLAVTYTLMMAWLAQSKPDHLDPV; this is encoded by the coding sequence ATGCAAATTGACTTTATGCGATACGTGCTGGCAGTCACAGTGGTCGCTGGCTTGTTGTTTCTCTCAGGCTGGGTGCTATTGCCCTTCATGGCCGCAGGTGTATGGGCCGCAATGATTGTGGTGGCAACCTGGCCATTATTGCTCGCCCTACAAAAGCTGCTCGGTGGTAGCAGGATGCTGGCGACGTTGATCATGACACTGGCGATCGTCCTGCTACTGATTGTGCCGCTATGGCTTGCGATTACCGCAGTCATAGAGCATAGCGACTCGGTCTCGGCTTGGGTCAAAGGTGTGATTGCCCAGGGGCTGCCGCCGGCACCGGATTGGGTCAGTGCCCTGCCTGTGCTAGGTAGCCGGATCGCGGATACCTGGAACGACCTTGCGGCACACGGCACTAGTGAACTGTTTCAGGAATATGTTGGGCCTCACATGGCTCAGGCGGGCCAGTGGGTTTTGGGTCAGGTCGGTGGATTGGGTGGTGTCCTAATATCTTTTTTCCTGATGACTGCGTTGGCGGCAGTGATGTATTCGCAAGGCGAGGCAGGTGCTGAGCTAGCCCGCCGTGTCGGTGAGCGTCTTGGCGGTCCTAGTGGACGCGCAGCCGTGACGCTGACCGGTCAAGCGATTCGGAGTGTTGCGCTAGGGGTGTTTGTGACTGCGCTGGTGCAAAGCTTACTTGGAACTTTGGCATTAACCATTGTCGGCATTCCATACGCTGGCTTTTTAGGGGCGGTGATGTTGCTGTTGTGTGTGGCGCAAATTGGACCTTCGCCCGTGTTGGTGCCGTTGGTTATCTGGATGTTCTGGCAGGGTGAGTCGATGGGATGGTCGATATTTTTGGCAGTGGCCAGCACCGTAGTCATCATGCTCGACAATTTCTTGCGACCCTGGCTGATCCGTCGCGGCGCTGACCTGCCGCTATTGCTGGTTCTGTTGGGCGTGATTGGTGGCTTGTTGACCTTTGGGCTGATCGGCATCTTCGTGGGGCCAGTGGTATTGGCCGTGACTTACACGCTCATGATGGCGTGGCTCGCCCAGAGCAAGCCAGACCACCTCGATCCAGTCTAG